A genomic region of Antennarius striatus isolate MH-2024 chromosome 2, ASM4005453v1, whole genome shotgun sequence contains the following coding sequences:
- the fam217ba gene encoding uncharacterized protein fam217ba — protein sequence MGPIMQERTASTALKRVISKDKIRVKNSENSGPGTSAKKSHKMKKTVGQMKNGFPAPGQDKDTLTAVQSSAQLMGGRVKSGTARNTSKLSSPEEDLKPQLHKHIPVTRKEDKRENQRLPKGSNEHHHIRGGVGKNRQALTLPLSPVSGLRHMPLLATTHFPASTSVALQQHYNQKDDDSASDLSDSERLPVLPSPCTPCTPPHLNLRAEIFTSNDLPPDFPGPCGTVDDEDENEKLSYGYPEFLPPPFNSWSLRQLALFLHTEGRGAPRPKPVGPLEKYLERLLQLEWLQIQTVQAESSRLPGSRSKPQGFSTATTANPPRPHTAPSSRLNSPKGMWHSQRGFPFTSVNNPPSPASTQHQYSRLPVCPHCHTRYPLCSGSCSAYAYQRHSRLSPLLERRARPGPGKRSSSETRATSTEGRSQGAQGSGGGRGAQTPVSPSSGRSHLRHMQSAGNARKPNQESGTNSNSRGQMKKSRVRANSETDVKESGGSKAAGGEKRVVSASKKEVLASKRVEKDQERMEAGPQASKTVMKRVAKDSQSVSKTPISNKQNGKTKNVHFVAK from the exons ATGGGACCCATCATGCAGGAACGCACAGCATCCACGGCACTCAAACGCGTCATCTCCAAAGACAAGATTCGGGtaaaaaatagtgaaaataGCGGGCCAGGAACAAG cGCAAAGAAAAGTCAtaagatgaagaaaacagtgGGCCAAATGAAAAATGGCTTTCCAGCTCCAGGTCAGGATAAGGACACGCTGACGGCAGTGCAGAGC AGTGCACAGTTAATGGGTGGCAGGGTTAAATCTGGCACTGCACGGAATACCAGCAAACTCTCTAG CCCAGAGGAAGATTTGAAACCTCAACTCCACAAACACATACCTGTGACTAGGAAAGAGGACAAACGAGAAAATCAACGGCTGCCAAAGGGCAGCAATGAGCACCACCATATTCGAGGGGGAGTGGGTAAAAATCGTCAAGCTCTCACCCTGCCTCTCTCACCTGTATCAGGTCTTCGACACATGCCACTACTCGCCACAACACACTTCCCAGCCTCCACCTCTGTTGCATTACAACAGCACTACAACCAGAAAGATGATGACAGTGCTAGTGATTTGTCGGATTCTGAGAGGCTACCTGTATTGCCCTCTCCCTGTACTCCCTGCACTCCACCGCATCTTAATCTCCGGGCTGAGATTTTCACCAGTAATGATTTGCCTCCAGACTTCCCAGGACCCTGTGGAACtgtagatgatgaagatgaaaatgaaaaacttaGCTATGGTTATCCTGAATTTCTGCCTCCTCCGTTCAATAGCTGGAGCCTTAGACAGCTAGCATTGTTTCTACATACAGAAGGACGTGGTGCTCCCCGGCCCAAGCCTGTTGGGCCTTTAGAAAAGTACCTGGAGAGGCTGCTGCAACTGGAGTGGCTTCAGATCCAAACGGTCCAAGCGGAAAGCAGCCGTCTGCCAGGCAGCCGTTCGAAGCCACAGGGATTCTCCACTGCCACCACTGCTAACCCACCGAGGCCTCACACAGCTCCATCATCCCGACTCAACTCTCCAAAAGGGATGTGGCACAGCCAGCGTGGCTTCCCATTCACATCCGTCAATAACCCCCCATCGCCTGCATCAACTCAACACCAGTATTCCCGCCTCCCAGTTTGCCCTCACTGTCACACACGCTACCCATTATGCAGTGGAAGCTGTTCAGCGTATGCCTACCAGCGCCACTCACGGCTTAGCCCTCTGCTTGAGCGCAGAGCCAGGCCTGGACCAGGGAAGAGAAGCAGCAGTGAGACACGAGCAACCTCCACAGAGGGCAGGAGCCAAGGAGCACAAGGCagtggaggaggcagaggagccCAGACCCCAGTCAGTCCTTCAAGTGGAAGGAGTCATCTCAGGCACATGCAGTCAGCAGGCAATGCCCGTAAACCAAACCAGGAATCTGGAACTAACTCAAACAGCAGAGGTCAGATGAAAAAAAGCCGTGTCAGAGCTAATTCTGAAACAGATGTTAAGGAGTCTGGTGGCAGTAAAGCAGCTGGTGGAGAAAAACGTGTAGTTTCCGCAAGTAAGAAGGAGGTGCTTGCCTCCAAAAGAGTAGAAAAGGACCAAGAGAGAATGGAGGCAGGGCCTCAGGCCTCTAAAACTGTAATGAAAAGAGTTGCTAAAGACTCACAGTCTGTCTCTAAAACACCAATTAGTAATAAGCAGAAtggcaaaacaaaaaatgtgcaCTTTGTTGCAAAGTAA
- the ttll9 gene encoding probable tubulin polyglutamylase TTLL9 has translation MSENKNQRDCTKTKKRESRSCVSYKCSPFNTMTDVLRHRPGWVEVKNDGEWDFNWCDVAGLRENFDQCYMKEHMRINHFPNHYELSHKNLMVKNLKRYQRNLERDTCRLEASKCDFFPSTFALPSEYHLFLEEFKRNPGSIWIMKPVAKSQGKGIFLFKKLKDMDWKKDRTRSEEQKDATQEENYVVQRYIEKPYLINGRKFDLRVYVLVTSYVPLKAWLYRDGFARISNTRFSLSSIDDKYMHLTNVAIQKAAPDYDPEKGCKWQMQQLRRYLTAKNGRDVVEILFKEMDNIFVSSLLSVQKVIINDKHCFELYGYDILLDQNLKPWLIEVNASPSHTASSQEDYEMKYRLLEDTLNVVDMEGRLTGKEKRVGGFDLMWNDGPVYVENADLETFSISGYTANTHLGCMNDREKQLRQLLKPFPGQKKM, from the exons atgtcagaaaacaaaaatcaacgtgACTGTACCAAAACCAAGAAGCG GGAGAGTAGAAGTTGTGTTTCTTACAAATGTAGCCCATTCAACACCATGACAGATGTACTGCGCCACAGACCAGGTTGGGTAGAAGTCAAAAA TGATGGAGAGTGGGACTTCAACTGGTGTGATGTGGCTGGGCTCCGGGAGAATTTTGATCAGTGTTACATGAAGGAGCACATGAGAATAAACCACTTTCCTAACCATTATGAA ctGTCCCACAAAAACCTCATGGTGAAAAATCTCAAAAGATACCAGAGAAATCTGGAAAGGGATACTTGCCGCTTGGAAGCatctaaatgtgattttttCCCTTCCACCTTTGCACTGCCCAGCGAATATCATCTCTTTTTAGAGGAgttcaaaagaaaccctggcaGCATCTGGATTATGAAGCCG GTGGCAAAATCTCAAGGGAAAGGCATTTTCCTGTTCAAGAAACTGAAAGATATGGACTGGAAAAAG GATAGAACCCGTTCAGAGGAACAGAAGGATGCGACCCAAGAGGAAAACTATGTGGTTCAGCGCTATATTGAGAAGCCCTACCTAATAAATG GCAGGAAATTTGATCTGAGAGTTTATGTGCTGGTCACATCA TATGTTCCCTTAAAGGCCTGGCTGTATCGAGATGGCTTTGCACGCATCTCCAACACGCGCTTCTCCCTTAGCTCTATCGATGACAAGT ATATGCACCTCACCAATGTAGCGATTCAAAAGGCAGCTCCAGACTATGATCCTGAAAAG GGATGTAAGTGGCAGATGCAACAGCTTCGAAGATACCTGACCGCAAAAAATGGGAGAGACGTTGTAGAAATTCTGTTTAAAGAGATGGACAACATCTTTGTGAGCAGTCTACTGAGCGTACAAAAAGTCATTATAAATGACAAACACTGCTTTGAGCTCTATGGTTATGACATTCTCCTGGATCAGAACCTCAAACC GTGGTTAATTGAAGTGAATGcctctccatcacacacagccAGCAGTCAAGAGGATTACGAAATGAAGTACAGGCTGCTGGAAGACACGCTGAATGTTGTCGATATGGAGGGAAG ACttactggaaaagaaaaaagggtgGGCGGCTTTGATCTCATGTGGAACGATGGACCCGTTTATGTTGAGAATGCCGACCTAGAAACATTTAGCATTTCGGGTTACACTGCAAATACACATTTAG GATGCATgaatgacagagaaaaacagctCCGCCAACTTCTAAAACCATTTCCAGGCCAGAAGAAGATGTGA